TTTATACGTTTGTCTTTTTCAAAGGAGGGAATGGCGTTGCGTGTTCCCTTGAGCGGGCCAAGATGAATTCAGACGAAACGCTCGATTCGGtcgaactctctctctctctctctctctctctctttctttctccccccTCCCACAGTCTTGCCAATGCGTTTCTGTTAATaagtttgtaatttttgtacttaattaatttatacgcTATTTATGTACATGTGTAGTTGACGTTTAGCGAAGCTAGACGAGCCTtccataattttaatagaacgcGTATCTATCATTTCGCGAACGTGAACATCTGCGCTCGGGGAAACGGGACAGCACAGAGAAACACAAAACGGGAAGGAAAAAGGAAGTTGTCGACGACGAAAACGAGAACCTATCGACCGTCGAATTTTACCGTGTCGCATGGTCGATCTGAGTGATTTCAATGCTTCGAATCTTCAtcttgggggggggggggggcagggaGGCAAGAAAGGGGAACGCGCTTTTGATTTTGCGTCGCAGTTATATACATATCAGAATGGGAAATAGGAAATAGGACGACGCAGAGTCGTCCCCCTTTCTACTGCACTCttgatatatataaaagaaaagaagattatatatataaagattatatatatatatatacataaatatatatattgtattatttgctAGTAGAAACGTTTAAATCTTACGGATAGCATGGTAATGATTTCTAGGGCTACCAGCGACATCGTTTTTCCTTCGGATCCACGCGTCTTTTCGATCTTTCAACTACGATTATTCTCTACTTTACCTACTTCATGTCGTTATAGTGTTATACAATATACgaaactattttgctatgattatttgtaaacattcaGTCCGCTGATTGGCTTTGCGATGAACGCGTTGAGACTTATTATTGGCATGGTTCTTTACAGATGAATCGACACATTGTTACATCATTTCCACCTCCCTTTTTCTTTGGTATCTGAAGAAGTGATGTTAATGCCAATAATAGCGAGAAGAAATAGCTATTATACGTCCAGATAATTATCTTGAATTATTGATCTGTTATCGGTAAGTTCTTCATCCGAGTCAATCATTGCGAGCATCAAATAGGAGATGAAGAAACTGTCATTAATAAGTCTTGACAATCCACATTGTAAATTCACATCTCTGTAACAGCTTGAAACTACGTTTCTTTGCAATATCGTATGAAGATCTACTATTATAAGTAATTGAGTCTAGTCCATACATAAAGCGAATTAATGATATCCACTATGCTTAAATTGTAACAATGTTCTCACTGGCAACCCACCCTGGTGACAATCTtgcttgataaattaattaccTCTCAACTGTACACACTTATCTATAAATACGTCTACACAAGGAACTGCATCCCTTACGTCATTTATTAACTTGTAAATCACATAGGCCTCTATGTaagattttcttataaaaatgcaaaattggATGTGTCTTCGTTatgcgaaaaataaaattattctaaaatactTCTTTGGTAAATCAGagcatttttgataaaataaatttatacttgCAATGGGATTAAAATGAGGCCTAATTCTGTGATTTCAGGGTTGATAACTGACTACCCCCTATCATTTGATCACAGTGGTgagaatattttaacattttaagcATACATGTATATTTACTGTATATTTAAAGTAAGGTATCTCCTAATGAGCATAGATAAGATTAGTCTATATAATAGACTCCCCATAGCTACCCACATAGATCAAAATACGTACCTTATTTTATAGTAACCGGTATCTGCAGATAATATGCAAATTATGACTCTATCAGGTTGAATTATTCCGGTGAAAATTATATCAGAATGCCTGCTTCAGTGAAGATGATTGTCAGACTTGAGACCAATCTTTGTTGTTTACTtacataataatgataaatgagATGATATACTGCACATATCACAGGCGaggatttaaataaatataagataaaTGTGTATGTAACAGTGATATTTTCTTGGTAAGTTTTGAagataattttatgtatattaattttaaattcttaatCCTTTCACTGACacatatgaattaataaatgtccTCCTGGAATTGGATGCCCTAAAATTTTTCCACGAGACCGTCACGAGAAATGTTAATGGTTTGGGAAtcttaaattaaagaataaacattttcatcgatttttaAGGAGTTTTATTAaaggtttattattttttacaaatatttattatgcactataaaatatttcaagcttgtaagtatttttatagaaaatactaGGTAGGAGTAGAagaattcttatttattttaatttattaattgttacaaATTTAGTTTAATACAAAACTAGTCAGGTCTGTTTCTGAGtaacttatatttattgaaaataaataaacttaaccAGGAATCATGGTAGTTTTGGTCAGTGAAAGAGGATTGAGAATAAAAagtaagagagaaaaaaaaattcgaaaaaaggTGTCTAATACAAAGAAGAATGtttatacaaagaaaatatCCCGCTACAAAATTAGTATTACAAAGGAATATCATTAAAGTGACATATCTACCGCTTTCTCCCCATAAAAAAGAGTTGCTCAagcaggaaaaaaagaaagatttacAAATGTTTTGCAGATACCTGTACACCATTGTTTATAAACTTAACTAAAAACTATCGCGACATCACTCTTCGAAATCACGTGCCCTGGCGCGTCGCATTCTGTTCTGCggatattcttttatatatccAAAATGTATCGAAGTGACCGTTAACGATATCATGCCAAACCAAACTTTGACTCTCGATCACTCCATCCATTTATCTCCGATACGTTCTATAGAATCTAATTACTATTAACACTACTACTAAAGCTAAGCTCTacaaaaacgaaattttaaaactgtatcaaatgtttatatgaaataaattatgataatGCAATAGAACGACTACTATTTTCTTCCCGTCGTATCATtgcgaaagaagagagaaaaaggaaaacgaaggaaGAAATATATAAGAGATAAGAAGACAAATAAGAAATAGAACTAGGAGGGAAAATGAAGATCATCCTCAAAACAACAATGGTGAGCTTACCTTCGCGAAACTGATCATGCAGGGTGAAGACATTTCATTCTATCACGTTCggttatgatttcttttttttctttttttttcttttatttatttcaattaaaaatgactCATTACACTTATCATAGCAATGTGTATGTAAGGCCCGTACTTACAATACATTGAAATTGTCGGTTCAAAAGTGTTTCAAACGTATGTTAATACATGTATTGTAAACCAATAGGTAAACCTCTCGTATGCAAAGAGTGGATGGGGTTTCAAAACGTTCATTGGTTTAGTAACGGTTTTCGTTCCAACATGGCGGACAACGGTACATAAAAGACGGATCGAAACGATCCTCGCGGTTCTAATGAAAACGCGTCTGGGGAAAAGAAGATCGAATTGATCCGGGCATTATCCGATAGAAAACTCGTTTTGTACCTCGTCAGTTTCGTTTACAGATAATTAGTACTTTTCGCAATTAAGCTTCCGAGCGTTTAGTCGATTAACAAAAAGGTCGGCAAACTTATTAGTCTGGAAGGAATTCGAAGTTACGTGTACGCGTGATCTAAGCTAAGGAGCTTTCGTGTAAGAACGAAGacgtgattataaaataaaggtgcCGAAATCCAATTGGAATGGTAAACGAAAGAGGTTCGGTAACGCAGTAAGTTTCTAATCGATCCCTTTAACCGAGTTAAATTCGGATTAGGTTTTGAACCATTGTAAGGAGAGAAAAATGATCGGGTTCACAACACAAAATAGCACTATGGAGGTAAAAATCTGGCGTGTTGTCTTGTTATAATTACAAAACTGTCTTGAAGACTATTACAAGTTAAGGACCCTAATAGATTGGAAAAAGAGCGAGCCGCTAATCTGATCCGGCATGGTTAACGCGCAATAACACACGCACGGAAATTTTCAAGTAAGACAATCACAATTTCCTAGAACCGTCGCTCCGTGTTTCTCGTGTACACTTTCTATCTATGTAGAACAAAATTGTATCTTTCCTCTCTTTTGTATCGTCTCTTTGTTCCGTAATTCTGTACGAATATCTCGAAAAGTTATTataatatgaatgtatatacaaCCTTGGCTAGAAAGTTGGGGCGGGTGTCAGGTTCAATTCCTGTACCGATGCGACGATGATTTCTTACCGTCCCGGTGGTTCGACTGCCTTGATCTTGATCGTGACTTTCTATGATCCCTAGATCTAGATCGAGACCTCCTCTTGCTCCTGGAAACGTAAGACTCAGAACGTTTTCGTTCCTTCGAGCGTGACCGTGATCTGTCTCTGGCCCTGGATCGTGATCTACTTCGTCTCTTATCCCTGGCCCGGGATTTGCTCCGTCTGATCGAGTACGACCGACTTCGTCTTCTCCCGCGTGAATGGGAACGGGACTTCCTCTTTCCCCTGGAACGCGACCGCGACCGTTTCTTCGTGGTCGAGACGGATCTAGATCTACGACAGCTCCTCGAGCGGGATCTACGACGTTTACGGTTTCTCGATCTCGATCTGTGCTTCTTGCCGGACCTATAATTGCTCGAAGACCTTGAACGATACTCTTTACGTGAAGGCTTTATCGATCTGGACCTGGACTTCCGTTTCCGGCCGCGCTCGGAAGAACGGGACCTGGACTTTCTGCCTCTCGATCTACTTCTACTCTTCGACCTCCTCTTCCGATAGTCACGCTCACGGGCTTTGCTTGCACGTTTCTTCTTCAACGAGTTACGACTCGAGTCAGAGCTCGTCGACTCGGAACTGCTAGACTCAGAGTCGGCTGACCCCGACGGAGTATCGGCCTTCGCCGTGTCAGGCGGTGCAATTTGTTGCTGTGGACTTTGTCCGCCGCTCGATAAAGTTTCAGACGCTTCTCTTTGATTAtttatcgtttctttttcaTCAACTAAAGTAGTGATGTTATGGTGTTACGCTTAATGATGCATTTTTTACGGCCTTACGTTCTATTATATTTCGAAACATACCTGTCTCCTTGCAGCTTGTATTACCAGTATGATTTTCCTGTTGCTTATTATAATGATCCTCGTAACGTTGCTCTTCCCTCTCATCCTCCTCCGCCAGACGCGCCTCGATTTCCTCCTCCGTCTTTTTGAACGCTTGTTGCCGCCGTCTTAATGTTTCCTGTGGAAATAATCGATCGACGAACAATCAAGTTTTGCACGGTGCACTCTACGTTTACCATCAAAATTACTTGTGACTTTGGACAACGTACTATGAGTTCCTCGTCGCTGTCATTGTTTTGAGCCTGGACGTGTTCGCTCTGCTCCTCCTCAGACTCGCTGTTGCTGTCGCCATAGATGCCCAGACCTACATGAAACGAACGGATTATTACCCCATATCACAGCAGACCGGGCTTCGTTTCGTTCAATGTAAAGACATACGCTCGAGCACTAATTATGCTGCTGCTATGATCGAAGAATGTTCTGTAAGACATCTTCGTTTCACGATATACTTATAAGCGAGCATGGCTACAGAGAGCGGTAAACGCACGGATGCATTGTTTCGGTTTTTTTTTcggtttttcgttttcttttctttttttttttattttctatatacaaCTGACTGGCATTGTACATGACCGGTTCCTAGGATCACCGTGCGTTGAAGATTGTAAAGATATAGGGACTTACCAAGCTTACGAGTGATCTGAGCAAGAGGGGCCATGTTGTTGAGGGATGCGACGGGGGTCTCTCCTGCAGGGACTTACAATACACACGCATTTAGTACCCAATGGCTAAGTGCTATCATCAGAATACCCCCCAAAATTAAATGGTACtgatcatcgtcatcatcatcatcatcgtcatcatcagtGATAGACGCAAGGAGAGTCGAGATCCTGCATCATTCCTTATACACCTTATGAAATTAACGAATCCATTTTGAACTACAAAACTGAAACTGCTTTAGACTGACGTTAGTAGACAGACATTTGAACAATCAGTTAAGCGCGAGAATAAAGTGGCTCgacataaaaatttgaatatcgtataataaaaacaaatcaagGCATGTTGTGATTTTTTTTAAAGCAAAGCGAAAACTCTGttcaagtaaaaaaaaaacaatcgaAAGGATAGTGAAATAGTATctttggaaaaaaaaagaacgactTCGTATTTGAAGAGTTCAAACATGCGATATTTGTCTGTTTTCTCGAGTGTGTACAGTTCGATCGGAGTGTTTTCATTGAACTAATCGATAGACATTGACGCGTGTTTAAGGAATCGAGAACATTTTCAATTGATGTATTTGAAACGTATTTGCcctttacaaatatttcttaacgAGAATGTTTTTATTGCGCTAGTTACATCGAGTTTCATCGCACAATTCTTCGCCGTCGTCTCTTTTCCTCACGACCagcaattacttaattaaatcGGCACAGTTTATCAAAACGACTATGATCGAATAGAGTCTTAGATcttcgagagaaaaaaaaaaggaaaaacgttCAGctacatttaaaaaagaaaaaaatctggCACGCGTCAGAGCCGCGACAAAAATCCGAAAAAACTTCAatgcaaaaaaaaagaagagataaGTATCACTTATAATACATGTACGAATCCTGGAAAATAAAGTAGGATATCCTGAAATCATCGAATAAGTAACTCTATGAATTGAAGAATCTctgtttaatgtttaaaagCTTATATTACAGAAATGGGCAAATAAAATTCACCGCAACACTGCACGAGACTCGTGTGAATCAGATTTTCTGTGCACTGATCAGCGAAAGTATGAAATATCAATTTGTTAGTTGTATCGTGTGTATCTGGGGTACCTTTGGCACGTGCGCGGCTCCAAACCTCTCTGCATATAGAACCGATTTCTTCGTTCGTTACTTCCAGAAGAATTTCCGTTAAGGATCTCCGAACCTTCAACATCTGCTGACCAAAGTTACGTTACAGGGAACTTCACAATACCTATTTTTCAGTAGGGACCCGCTAAATGCTCGGGAGTTTTCCctccatatttttttttaccACCCTTCGATCGTTAGTGGTTACTCTGTCCACAGCGATACATACACGGAAATTTCGCTAGAAATTCGTTAAAACTGTGCTATTAGACACAGGCAAGATCTAATGGTTTACGTCATGCTCATTTATCAAGATTCTGTCCAAGTACCACCGATCCCTCGAGCATTTACCGAGTCCCTACGTCAGAATGTTTCGAGGGTCGGTCAATAAGTAAGTTACCACCCCCACCCCTCTAGCTTCTGTTCCAAAAAAGATATTTGCGCCAGTAGATGGCAACACTAGTGCAACAGTGCTGATGCTCGGGGTAAGTTTTCAGACCATTCGCAttggttatttatattttacgttatATTAATCATGGAACATCGTGTAAAAAGTGCATCCAAATTTCAGATACATGcggttattcaatttttataatattaggcTGAACAAAAAGTCCTGAATCGTCAGTCAGTCATTAAGTGGcgtaaaacattcaaataagaGCGGGAAAGGGTTATCAATGAGTACCGTGATAGAAATAATCTCAACATGTTGATAAAAGATTGATAAACGTAAGTACACATTGACGGTGAACAgggttcttttttatttattcgttttgttttttttttggagGATCAGGGTATAGGTAACTTACTTATTGACCGACTCACGTATTTCCGGACGAGCACTCACCACGTCTTGCAGAATATCTTCTCTCGATCGCTTGGGAGTACTTATTGTAGCATTGGAAGGTGTGGTTGGACTCCTGTCGGTATGCGCGTGAGCATCCGGCGAGTCTGCATCTCGAAATCGGGACTTCCGCGGTCGGAGAAGGATGTCGGGGGTGCGCTCGAAATTCTTCTCAGCCACTTGCTGACCACGCGATCCCTCGTCAACCTCCTGCTCCGTTTCCTTCTCGGAATCAGAATCCTACACCCCAACAAACCAAGTGTGTGAACACCGATCGCTCACTCAGAATCGCGAGCATCAGAGAGGCACCTACAAATTTGCTTTTAGATGGATTCAGAACTGCCCGAGCTTCGTCTTCGGCCTGTTTCCGGGCCTCCAGCTCCTGCTTCCGAAGAATTTCTTGCCTCTCCCTCTCGACAGCTTTCTGCTTctctttctccattttttctAAACCCTCCCTAATCCATGCAGGTAATTGCCTACGTTTTGCTGCATCTAAAGTAAGAACATTCTTGCCTTATGATCAGTTATCATGGAAATTTCATGATACGATGAGGACTCAAAGACATATTGTTAAGTCTTATCGTTAATGTATATTATCAGTCAAAATATACTGGGGAGATTTAATAATGTGCAATTGAATATTGGATAACGATATTACCTATGGTTGTAGTTGTATCCTCTTCAGGTGTCTTTTCTCTGTCTTCTCTACACCTTACATTATCTATAGGCCTCATATGGGGTGCTCTATTTGTATGTCTAACTCCTTTCATAAAAGGGGGTGGCTGAGGTGGTATTGTAGCAGGTGGTTCTCCTGACCAGTAGCTACTGACCTAAACATAAGACACTCATTATCCGTAAACTTCAAATATCACCCAGATTCCATTACAGTATAGATTAGATTTTTGGTTATCGATTAAGAtgacgaaaataaaataaggataaaatcaaaaaataattgaagattgtgagaaatatctatttttttcctttattataCCTACGAAAGCAGGGAAGAGTGAGGGTTTAgggatattttatattagaaatacaattttaaccTGACTATAAGGTTGTGTTGGAGGTACTGAATTATAAGAATACAACGCCGGTGCTGCTGGAGGTGGCACATTAAATTCAGATGTTGTTGATATGGTTGGAGCAGGTGGAATAACTGGTACTGTAGGAATTCCCATAGGTTTCCCATCAGAACCTATAGAAACACCAGGAGGAGGTACACCAGTCCACTCCCAAGTACCTGCACCAGAACCAGAGCTGTTCCAATGGCCCCATTGATTCCATTGGGTCCAAGATTCAGCTggtattaaagaataaatattgtaaaatagtttcataaacataaattaaattacttatctCTCTGGAACTAAGGTTACAAACAAAACAACACATCATACATGTAGAAATATAGGGTGTCcattaatttttaacatatgAAGTACcacatgtataaaattaaaatatacttatataaggcttataacataaaaaataaatataatacaaacaatataaattgcttattaaaaattcattaaatcctGGAGTTTGAACCTTATCAATGAATACCAACAATGAGCCAATCatgcatacatatgtatatctatGCTCCATTACCTGTGAACGTAATATTTGAGAATATCTGTCATAGCATTTAGCTCTATCTTACGACACTTTTTTTTTCTGTTACCTGATCCACTGATTGTAGGTGCAGGCGGTGCTGGAGGTATATCATCATCTTTTGTGTCCATGTCCATTGGTGCTTCACCGCTACCATCAGTTCCAGAACATATAGGATTAATAGCAGGCGGTGGTGGTGCCGGTGGCACTACAGTCTCTTTCATTTTGATCCATTGCTGAGCTAATGCGGCCCAGTCAACTGAATAGCGATCATGAGTTTCGTGGGTCAATTAGAAGTTGTAGAATGATGGAAAGAAATGAATTGCATGCGCATCGCATACTGAAATACTTCTTACTCCATTTACCTTGATCGTTACTCATGTTCTG
This is a stretch of genomic DNA from Nomia melanderi isolate GNS246 chromosome 1, iyNomMela1, whole genome shotgun sequence. It encodes these proteins:
- the LOC116429532 gene encoding uncharacterized protein LOC116429532 isoform X2, whose translation is MKMSGDMFEGKDYPTQWALNPSAYQNMSNDQVDWAALAQQWIKMKETVVPPAPPPPAINPICSGTDGSGEAPMDMDTKDDDIPPAPPAPTISGSAESWTQWNQWGHWNSSGSGAGTWEWTGVPPPGVSIGSDGKPMGIPTVPVIPPAPTISTTSEFNVPPPAAPALYSYNSVPPTQPYSQVSSYWSGEPPATIPPQPPPFMKGVRHTNRAPHMRPIDNVRCREDREKTPEEDTTTTIDAAKRRQLPAWIREGLEKMEKEKQKAVERERQEILRKQELEARKQAEDEARAVLNPSKSKFDSDSEKETEQEVDEGSRGQQVAEKNFERTPDILLRPRKSRFRDADSPDAHAHTDRSPTTPSNATISTPKRSREDILQDVMLKVRRSLTEILLEVTNEEIGSICREVWSRARAKGETPVASLNNMAPLAQITRKLGLGIYGDSNSESEEEQSEHVQAQNNDSDEELIETLRRRQQAFKKTEEEIEARLAEEDEREEQRYEDHYNKQQENHTGNTSCKETVDEKETINNQREASETLSSGGQSPQQQIAPPDTAKADTPSGSADSESSSSESTSSDSSRNSLKKKRASKARERDYRKRRSKSRSRSRGRKSRSRSSERGRKRKSRSRSIKPSRKEYRSRSSSNYRSGKKHRSRSRNRKRRRSRSRSCRRSRSVSTTKKRSRSRSRGKRKSRSHSRGRRRSRSYSIRRSKSRARDKRRSRSRSRARDRSRSRSKERKRSESYVSRSKRRSRSRSRDHRKSRSRSRQSNHRDGKKSSSHRYRN
- the LOC116429532 gene encoding uncharacterized protein LOC116429532 isoform X3 translates to MVAVKHQWTWTQKMMIYLQHRLHLQSVDQVSSYWSGEPPATIPPQPPPFMKGVRHTNRAPHMRPIDNVRCREDREKTPEEDTTTTIDAAKRRQLPAWIREGLEKMEKEKQKAVERERQEILRKQELEARKQAEDEARAVLNPSKSKFDSDSEKETEQEVDEGSRGQQVAEKNFERTPDILLRPRKSRFRDADSPDAHAHTDRSPTTPSNATISTPKRSREDILQDVMLKVRRSLTEILLEVTNEEIGSICREVWSRARAKVPAGETPVASLNNMAPLAQITRKLGLGIYGDSNSESEEEQSEHVQAQNNDSDEELIETLRRRQQAFKKTEEEIEARLAEEDEREEQRYEDHYNKQQENHTGNTSCKETVDEKETINNQREASETLSSGGQSPQQQIAPPDTAKADTPSGSADSESSSSESTSSDSSRNSLKKKRASKARERDYRKRRSKSRSRSRGRKSRSRSSERGRKRKSRSRSIKPSRKEYRSRSSSNYRSGKKHRSRSRNRKRRRSRSRSCRRSRSVSTTKKRSRSRSRGKRKSRSHSRGRRRSRSYSIRRSKSRARDKRRSRSRSRARDRSRSRSKERKRSESYVSRSKRRSRSRSRDHRKSRSRSRQSNHRDGKKSSSHRYRN
- the LOC116429532 gene encoding uncharacterized protein LOC116429532 isoform X1, with the translated sequence MKMSGDMFEGKDYPTQWALNPSAYQNMSNDQVDWAALAQQWIKMKETVVPPAPPPPAINPICSGTDGSGEAPMDMDTKDDDIPPAPPAPTISGSAESWTQWNQWGHWNSSGSGAGTWEWTGVPPPGVSIGSDGKPMGIPTVPVIPPAPTISTTSEFNVPPPAAPALYSYNSVPPTQPYSQVSSYWSGEPPATIPPQPPPFMKGVRHTNRAPHMRPIDNVRCREDREKTPEEDTTTTIDAAKRRQLPAWIREGLEKMEKEKQKAVERERQEILRKQELEARKQAEDEARAVLNPSKSKFDSDSEKETEQEVDEGSRGQQVAEKNFERTPDILLRPRKSRFRDADSPDAHAHTDRSPTTPSNATISTPKRSREDILQDVMLKVRRSLTEILLEVTNEEIGSICREVWSRARAKVPAGETPVASLNNMAPLAQITRKLGLGIYGDSNSESEEEQSEHVQAQNNDSDEELIETLRRRQQAFKKTEEEIEARLAEEDEREEQRYEDHYNKQQENHTGNTSCKETVDEKETINNQREASETLSSGGQSPQQQIAPPDTAKADTPSGSADSESSSSESTSSDSSRNSLKKKRASKARERDYRKRRSKSRSRSRGRKSRSRSSERGRKRKSRSRSIKPSRKEYRSRSSSNYRSGKKHRSRSRNRKRRRSRSRSCRRSRSVSTTKKRSRSRSRGKRKSRSHSRGRRRSRSYSIRRSKSRARDKRRSRSRSRARDRSRSRSKERKRSESYVSRSKRRSRSRSRDHRKSRSRSRQSNHRDGKKSSSHRYRN